In the genome of Natronomonas salina, the window GGCGAGCGGTACGGACGGGTCGGGACTCGAAGCGAGCCCGGCGAACAGCGACGACACACAGTGGGGTGTGTCCAGGTTCCTTATAAACTCACGCTATGGCTCAGTGCGCTCGTCGGGTGCGTAGATTCGGCCAGGCGACGGGAGAGAGATTGGACATTCGTGATTTTGAATCGGTAATACTGCCGCAATAGTCCGGTATATCCCGCAACCGGTTGTGAACTCGGTACGACCACATGCCGTTCAGGGACTACGAGACGCTCGACCTCGACGGCGTCGCCCTCGTACCGATCGACGTCCAGCAGGGGTTCGACCACGACCGCTGGGGCGAGCGGAACAACCCCGACGCCGAGCGCCACGTCGCGGAACTGCTCGCGGCGTTCCGCGAGGCCGACCTGCCGGTCGTGCACGTCCGCCACGACTCCACCGAACTCGACTCGCCGCTGCGCCCCGACCGGGCGGGCAACGCTTTCAAGCCCGAGGCCGAGCCGACCCGCGAGGAACCCGTCGTCGCCAGGGACGTCGACGGTGCCTTCGTCGGGACCGACCTCGAGAGCCGGCTCCGGGAGGCCGGCGTGCAGCGACCCGTCTTCGTCGGGTTCACGACCGACCGCGGCGTCTCGACGACCGCGCGGATGGCGGCGAACTTCGGGTTCGAACCGTACGTCGTCGCCGACGCCGCGGTGACCTTCGAGCGAGAGTTCGACGGCACGCGGTACGCCGCCGAGCAGAACCACCGGCTGGCGCTCGCACAGCTCGACGGCGAGTTCGCGACCGTCGTCGAGACGGCGACGCTACTGGCCGCCCTTGAGGCGAGAGAATGAGCCCGCCGCGGAAGCGTCCTACGCCTCCATGCTGAGCGCGTCCGAGAGCTCGTCGACAAGCTCCTCCTGGCTGAGGTTCGCCTGGATGTCGTGTTCCTTCGCGAGCGACTGCAGCTCGCGGTACGACAGGTCCTCGAGGTCGTCCTCGCTCGAGGGCTGCGGCGTGTCGTCGTCGCCTTCCGACTCGTCGCCCGACTCCGAATTGGCTTCCTGCTCGTCGCCCTCGGCTTCTTCGTCCTCCGCTTCGGCTTCCTCGTCGCCCCCCTCGGACTCCGCTTCGCTCTCGTCCTCCGACGCCTCGGAATCCGACTCGTCCTCGCTTTCGGCCTCGATCTCCTCTTCGTCGGATTCGGACTCGGCGTCGTCCGTCTCCTCGCCTTCGTCCTCGGCGTCCGCTTCGGACGCCTCGTCCTCCCCCTCGGACTCCTCGCCTTCGTCCTCGGCCTGCTGGTCGTCCGACGCCGCTTCGTCGCCGTCCTCGCTCTCGTCCGTAGCTTCCTCGGACTGACCGTCCTCGGCCTCGGCGTCTTCGGACCCCTCGTCGCCGTCCTCGGACGTCATCGCCTGCTCGACGGCGGAGGCGATCTTGTCGGTCACGTCGTCGCTGTCCGAGTCACCGCCCGAGTCATCGGAGAGGGCGGCCTCGACCGACTCCGTGATGGTGCTGGCGAGGTCGGACTGGTCGCCGTCGTCGCTCGCCTCCTCACCTCCGTCCTCGGCACCCTCCTCCGATTCGCCTTCGGCTTCCGTTTCGCCGTCCCCCTCGGACTCTTCGTCGCTATCTTCGGCGGACTCCTCGTCGCCGTCCTCGGCGGACTCCTCGTCCTCGTCGTCGCTGAGGCTCTCCCGGATGGCCTCCTCGATCCAGGCGCCGAGCTTCTCGCCGATCCGGCGGCCGACGAGCGCGCCGACGGCGCCGCCCAGGTCCTCGCTGGTGGGCTGTCCGCTCTCGCTGTCGATGGCTCCTTCCAGCTCCGTGCCCTCGAACAGTTCCTCGTAGTCGATCTTCTCGAGCAGCTCCTCGGTGTCCATGCGGTCGACGAGAGATGTATCACTCATTGGTTGTGGAGATCGGAAACGGGAGTCACGCGCTCGCGGCCGCCTCTTCGGCGTCGGACTCGCCACCGTCGTCGGAGGTGTCGAGGAGCTGGTTGACGATCTCCTGGAGGAACTGCGCGAGCAGCTCCTCCAGCGGCAGCGCGGAGATGATCGACGACCCGGCGTCGTCGATGGCGCTGCGGATGCCGTCGGCGATGTAGCCGGCCAGCTCCTTCGCGCGCTCCATCGGGTGCACGTCGGGGAGCAGGCCCGAGCTCTCGCCTTCCTCACCTTCCTCGCCTTCCTCGTCACCCTCGCGGCCGCCGAGCAGCCCGCTGAGCGGGTTGTCCGGCATCTCGGGTATCAAGCTCGACAGCGGGTCGCCGCCCAGCAGGCCGCTGACCGCCGACAGCAGGTTGCCGAGCAGCTTCGACTCGCCCTCGACCGCGGTGAGGTCGAGCGTGACCGTATCGAGGTCGACCTCCAGGCCGAGCAGGTCGAGGAAGAGGCCGTCGATGTTCAGGTGGAGCAGGCGCGCGCCCTCGTCCGAGACGGCCTGCTCGCGCTCGGACTCCTCCTCTTCGGCTTCTTCACCTTCACCCTCGGCTTCTTCGCCGTCGCCTTCCGCTTCGGCGTCCTCCTCTGCCTCCTCGTCCTCACCCTCGTCCGCTTCGGCCTCCTCTTCGTCTTCAGATTCGGCCTCGTCTTCGGCGGCCTCTTCCTCGTCTTCGCCCTCCGCTTGCTCCTCGTCGGACTCGTCGTCCTCCCCTTCCGCCTCCTGCTCGTCGCCCTCGGCGGATTCGCTCTCCTCGCTCTCTTCGCTCTCAGCGTCCGCCTCCTCGGCGTCCGTCTGCTCCTCGGAGGCTTCCTGGTCGTCCGCCGATTCGTCCTCCTCTTCCGGCTCCTCCATCTGACCGCCGTCCGGGAGCAACACTCTGACGCCGACGCCGCCGGTGCTCGACTCCGGAGCATCTCGAGAATCCATATCTCATACGACGCGGGAAAAACGGTTAGTCGGGATGCCTGCACCTGCAGGTTCCCGGGGGCGGCCTCAGTCGGGTGACGGGGTGAACGACTCCCGGCAGTCGAGGCAGACGTGGGACTCGCGGTTCAGCGCCGTCGCGTTCTTCTCGCTGAGCGCGCCCTTGCTCGCGAGCTTCGCGGCGCCGATCCCAGACTTGTAGACGTCGTCGGCGCTGCCGCAGGACGGGCACTCGGCGTCGCTGCCGTCCTCCAGTCGCTCGATGCGCCGCTGCAGCTTGTCGACCCGGGCCGAGACGTCCTCGATGACGTCCTCGTCTTCCTCGTCGGCGCGGGCGATCATCTCGACGGCCTCGGCCAGCTCCACCGGCTCGTCCACCCAGGGGAGATCGACTGTCTCGCTCATGGGCCCTAGATGTCGTGGTTCATGTCGTCGCGGCGGTACCGGTGGGTCCGCTGGTAGCCGGTGACCGACAGGTCGTCGGTGAGCTCGATCTCGTAGCGGCCGAGGATGTCCTGGGTGTCCGGGACCGACTTCCGCTCGACCACCTCGACGGCGACCCGCCAGCCGCTGTCCGTGCTGTCGATGCTCGTTATCCCGTCGAGGGGATGGCCGACGACACCCTCGGCGGTCTCCTGTACGGTCTGGCGAACCTCCCCGATCTCGGTCTCCGCCGTCTGTGAATCACTGGATGACATTTGGGTATCCTGGTCGTCCGTCTCGCCCGTCGATTCGTCGCCCCCTTCGTCCCCGTCGGCGTCCCCGGCTCCGTCGACGGTCTCCTCGCGGTTTTCGTTCTCGTCGGGGTCACCATCGTCGCCGCCGTCTCCGTCCTCGGCGTCGTCGATAGTCTCGTCCGACGAATCGTGCTGGTGACAGAAGCCGTCGTCCTGCGCGGGGCGCGAACAGCGGTCACCGTCGCCGGTGACCGCCTTGCACTGTTCTTCGTCCGAATCAGTCGTCGACATCGGTCAGAGAGCCCGTTCAGGTCACTCCGCCTGCGCTTCCGGGTTCGGGGACTCCGACTGCTCGATGTCGATGTCCTGGAGGTTGTCCAGATCACCCCCGTCCTCGACCTCCGCCTCCGCGGCTTCGATCTTGGATATCTCCTTGGCGTAGTGCAGGAAGGTGTCGACCGAGGCGACCACGACCCGGGCCTCGACCGTCAGGATCTCGATACCGACGAGCGAGACCCTGGCCCAGACGTCGATGACGACGCCCTTGTCGAGGATGCGGTCGAGGACCTCCACGAGGCTGGAACTGCCTGGTCTGGCTGAACTCATGTGTCATACAATCGAGCCGACAGGTGGGTAGGTGTTCGGCTTGCATACTCAGGCACCGTACTGTTGAGAGTGCGAGACCTCGTACTAGCCATGGCAGACAACGCCCTCTACGCCTACGGCGTCATCGAGCAGGAGGACCTCGAGTTCGACACCGACGGGGTCGAAGGGGCGGAGCGGGCGTACACGGTCGACCACCGGACCCTGTCGGCGCTCGTGACCGACATCGACACCGTCGAGCCGGAGGCGACCGACGAGAACGCCCAGCGACACAACGAGGTGCTGCAGACCCTCCTCGAGCACGACGGCGGCCGCACCGTCGTCCCGATGCAGTTCGGGATGGCGTTCAAGAACAAGCGGACGCTCAAGAGCGTCCTCCGGGAGACCCGCCCGGCGTTCCGGCGGGCCCTCCGGGAGGTCGACGACAAGGTCGAACTCGGCCTGAAGGTCCTCGTCGACGAGGACGCCGACGTCGACCGGGCGGCCGTCGAGGCGGAGGTCTCCGAGCGCTTCGAGGACATCGCCGAGGGGTCGACCGACGACGACCTCTTCAGCGACCGGCTGGTCGTCAACCGCTCGTTCCTCGTCGACCGCGAGAACCGCGACGCCTTCGACGACGCCGTCGGCGCCTTCGAGGACGACCACGACGACCTCCTCGTCCAGTACACGGGGCCGTGGGCGCCGTACAACTTCGTCGAGATCGAGATCGGGGCGAAGCGATGACCATCATCGTCGACGACCTCCTGGTGCGGCCGTTCTTCCAGGTGCTCGAATCGCTGCAGGCCATCGCCATGAACGAACTCTACGACATCGAGGACATCAGGGACCGCATGAAAGAGAACCAGCTACTCTACGAGATGGGCGAGCGCGACGAGGAGGAGTACCAACAACGCCGCCGCGAACTCGAGGCCGAACTCGAGGTCGCCGAGCAGGCCCACGAACAGCTGAGCGACAAGTCCATCGAGGTGCGCGGATGAGCGACGAACGAGACGGAGCCGACGACGACGACGAGACCGAGCGACAGGGCGGGCTCCTCGGCGGCATCCGGAGCGTGCTGGAGGCGCTGGCCGACGCCGAGCGGGACGGGAAGTCCCGCATCAGCCGCAGACGTCGCTCGTCGAAGGGACGGTTCTCGACCGAGTCGGGCTTCTCGGTCCGGGTCGGTCGCCCGTCCTCGGGGTCAGACGCGAACTCGATCAACGACCGCAGCTCCGCGAGCGACCAGCGGGACGTCGACCACCACGTCGACGTCCGGCACGACGACGACGGCCGGCTCGTGGTCGTCGCCGACCTGCCGAACGTCGACCCCGACGACCTCACCGTCGGCCTCGACGAGGAGACCAACGAACTCGTGGTCGGCGTCGAGGACCGGGCCGTCGAGCGGCTGGCGCTGCCCTGGCCCGTCGACGACGTCGAGGGGCGGTTCAACCACGGCGTCCTCGAACTGCGCATCACGGCGACGGAGGACGCGTCATGAGCGACGCCGAAGCCGAGGGGGAGACCGAGGACGAGGTCTTCGACCCGGAGCGGCTGGCCGACCTCGTCGGCCAGATCGGCGAGTACGTCACCGAGATCAAGCGGGCGATCGTCGACGACGAGGACGGCGGCGACATCGTCGAACTGGCGGAGGACCTCTGGGAGGTCCTCGAGGAGCTGGAGGAGCTCCTGGAGACCCTGGACTTCGAGGAGCTGCCCGAGGCCATCGACGTCGAGGACATCCCCGAGGCCGTCGACGTCGAGGACATCCCCGAGGGGCTGTTCGACGAGGACGAGTCGGCGATCGACCTCGGGGACGTCACCGAGGCGGTCAACCTCCGGGAGCTGTGGGACGCCGTCGACCTCACGCAGTTCCTCCAGGAGAAACGCGAGTTCGAGGCGGCCGTCGACGACGTCACCGACGACGAGGACGGCGACGGCGACGGCGAGGAGGACGACGGGATGTTCGAGAACGTCGTCGACATGGACGGCGCGGACGCCTCCTTCGAGCAGAGCGCCCGCCAGCAGTTCATCGAGGAGAAGATCCTGGCCGCCGTCGAGAAGTTCCGGTCGGCGCTGCTGTCGACCCACGACGGCCTCCGGAAGATCTACCGGGAGAACCAGAAGAAGCTCGGCCAGGAGGGCAACCAGCCCGACTCGCTGAACCCGACGGCCCGGTCGACGATGCCGCCGGGGCCGCTCCCGGACTCCATCTCGACGCGCACCTCGACGGTGCCGTCGCAGGTGAAGTACTCCCGGGCGGACAACCCGCGGCGCATCTTCGGGCGGCGGTTCAAGGAACGGCACGACGACGAGGACTCGCGGACGACCAGCGCCGACGCCGACGCCGAGGAGTCGACCGACGCCGACAGCGAGGGCGCCGACACGGACGGTGCGACCGCCGACGCCGAAAGCGAGAGCGAGAGCGAGAGCGAGAGCGACGACGACGCGCCGGAGATCGAGGTGTTCGAGGAGAATGAGTAGTGGAAAACCTACACGCGACCAGGCGGACCTGGCGGAGGTCCTCGAGCTGGTCCTCGACAAGGGCATCGTCATCAACGCGGACATCGCGGTCACGGTCGGGGAGACGGAACTGCTCGGCATCGAGCTCCGGGCGGCCATCGCCTCCTTCGAGACCGCCGCCAAGTACGGGCTGGCCTTCCCGAGCGGGACGGACATGCGCCGGGTCGAGCGGGCCTCCGGCCGCGAACCGCTCGAGGACGACGACGAGCCGATCGACCTGGGGATCGACGCCAGTTCGGGCGGGAGCCGGGAGGACGACGAGAGCGACGGCGACGGCGGCAGCAGCCGAGCGGCGGCGGCGCCCGCGGCGCCCAGTCAGCGACCGACGCCCCAGGTCCCGACGGACGACGACGATGGGGGCGAAGGCAGCAGCGTCGACGACGCCGACCAGAGCGGGGACGGCGACGGGGAGGGCCCGGACGCCGCTCCCGACGAGTCGGGGTCCGAAGACGGGAGTGACGACGACGGAGATGGCCAGGACGGCTCGGCGGCGGACTCGAGCGACGAGGAATCTGCGAGCGGCCAGGAGGACACATGAAGCACATCGAACTCGACGACGAGGAGGGCGACGGCGGCGCCTCGGGGCTGATGGCGCTCGTCGTCACGGTGATCGAACTGCTCATCGAGACGATGGAGCGGGAGGCCATCCGGCGCATGGAGTCCGGGCAGCTCGACCCCGAGGAGATCGAACGGCTCGGCGCGCAGCTCCAGGCGCTGGAGGAGGAGATGGAGGCCATCAAGGCCGACCAGGGCATCGACGAGAACGTCGAACAGCTCCGCGGCGACCTGGACTCGCTTGTCTCCGAGGCCGTCGAGCAGGTCCGCGACCAGGAGTTGGAGGGGATCGACGGATGAGCGACACCGACGAGCCGAGCGGCGACGCCCAGACGTCCCTCGAGTTCGACGAGGGGCGGTACGTCTACTGCGCCGTCAACGCGGACGACGGCGCGACCTTCGCCGCGGAGGGCCTGGAGGGCGGCGACGTCTCCCTCGTCGTCCGGGACGGTATCGGCGCGGTCGTCCAGCCCGTCGACTCCGTCTTCGACTCCGACGACGTGACGCAGGTCCGCAGCTGGCTGCTCGACCACCAGGGGGTCGTCGACGACGCCGCCCAGCGGTTCGGCACGCCGATCCCCTTCCGCTTCGACACCATCCTGAAGGGCGGCGACGCGACCGTCCGCGAGTGGCTCGACGACCACCGCTCGGAGCTCGAGGACGCCCTCGAGTGGCTCGACGGGCGCTGGGAGTACCGGGTCCGCGTCGAGTGGGACGAGGAGGCGATCGCCGACGAGATCCTCGAGGCCGACGGCGAACTCCGCGAACTGGCCGCACGCGCGGAGACCGCCGACGAGGGGACCGGCTTCCTGCTGCAGAAGCAGTACCAGCAGCAGCTCTCCGAGCGCCTCGAGCAGCACCGCGGAGCCGTCGAGGAGCAGCTCCACGAGGCGATCGAACCCCACGCCGTCGAACTGCAGCGCTCCGGCGGTGCGTCGGTGCTCTCCGAGGAGGACGACGACGCCGGCAGGGAGACGGTCGCCGACCTGTCGCTGCTGGCCGACGAAGCCGACGAGGAAGCGATCGGCGACGCGCTGGAGCCCTACGCGGACCACGGCGCCTACGAGGTCTCCTACACCGGGCCGTGGCCGCCGTACAGCTTCGCACCCGAGATCGGCGACGGGGGTGGCGAGGGCCCGTGAAGCCGACCAGAGACGACGGCCACGCCATCGTGGACGTCCTCGACGTCCTCCTGCGGGAGGGCGCGATGGTCCAGGCCGACGTGCTGATCACGGTCGCCGACATCCCGCTGGTGGGGATCAACCTCCGGGCGGCCGTCGCGGGGATGACGACGATGCGGGAGTACGGCTTCTTCGAGAACTGGGACCTCGAGACGCGGCGGATGGGCAAGGAGCGCCGCGCGAGCGGTCACGGGCGGCCGGACCCCGAAATACCGGGGTCCGACGAGTGACGAGCGGGAGGATCAGCGAGTAACGGTCGGAGGCGAAGACTCGGAAGCGCCGTCACACCTGCGGTCGACTCGCCGGAACGGGCAGGGCGCGGTCGGAGAACGGGGAGGATGAAACGAACGTCGAACGATACCGCTCAGATGACGCGGTTCTGCAGGTAGTCGAGGTGCTTGGCGTTGTAGACGATCTTGACCTCCTCGTCGGCGGGGCTGCCGATGCAGGTCAGGCGGACGCCCTTCTCCTCGACCTCCTCGTCGGAGAGGATCTGCTGCATGTCCATGTCGATGTCGCCCTTCTTGATGATGGCGGCGCAGTTCGCACACGCGCCGGCGCGGCACGAGAAGGGCCAGTCGTAGCCCTGCGCCTCGGCCGCCTCGAGGATGTACTCGCCCTCGGCGACGTCGAGCGTGCCGTAGTCCTCGTCGTCGAGACCGGCGTCGGCGGCCTGCTCGAAGAGGTCGTCGTCGTCCATGTCCCAGCCCTGGTCGTCCAGCACTTCGTAGTTGAGGTATTCTACCGTGGGCATCACCTCGTAGATTCACGCGCCTCTGTGTTGAAGGTTGCTGTTAGGAACGGGTCTCTCGCGGTACACGGACGATTGTCCACCTTTCCGGCCTCCGAGTGGGCGGGGCTACACGACGGGGACGAACCGGAAGACGAGGAAGGCCCCGATGGTGGCGACCGCCGGGACGAAGTTCTGCATCAGGATGACGCGACCGGTCGTCTCCGGGTCGAAGAGGTCCGAGGCCGCGGGGATGTCGCCGGGCTCCTCCTCGCCGATGGGCGGGGCGTTCTCGCCCCGCCGCTCGGTGTCGCCGACGGTCGCCCCCTCGTCGGCCGCCAGGGCGCCGACGGAGACGTTCGTCCCCTCGCCGCGGACCGCGTCGCGGGCGGTCGCGGTCCGGGTGGCGCGACCCCAGCCCAGCCCGACGATGCTCATCGTCGCGATGATGACGAAGCTCGCGGGGATGCCGATCGCGGCCAGCGCCGCCGTCGCCGTCGCCGAGACGATCGCGACGACGATGGCCGCCGTCAGCGGCAGTTCCGTCAGGTCGTTGCCCATCGTGTCGAGGGTCTTCCGGGCGATGGTGAACGCGCCGAGGCCGACCGCGACGGTCGCCAGGATGATGCCGACGTTCATCGACAGCTCGCCGCTGCCGACCAGCGGTGCGACGGCGTTGGCGGCGTTCGACGCCCCCGCCGAGAAGGCCATCAGACAGCCGATGACGATGACCAGCAGGGCGCCGGCGGTCTCCCGGCGGGAGGCGTCGGCGCCGAAGGGGCTTCCCTCGGTCTGCGGGATGGCGATCCAGGCGTTGATCGTGGGGTAGAAGTAGCGACCGATGACGCCGCTGATCCAGAAGGCGACGATCGGCGCGACGATCCACCACGAGACGATTCGGCCCATCGTCTCCCAGTCGAGGGTGCCGGTCGCCAGCCCGAGGCCGGCGATGGAGCCGACGGCGGTCATCGACGTCGAGGCGGGGACGCCGGCGAAGTTCGAGATGAACAGCGCGAACCCGATGAAGAAGAGGACGACGATGCTGGCCGGGAGCGTGAACAGCTCGCCGGGGACGATGCCGTCGCCGAGCGTGTCGACGACCTGGCGGCCGAGCGTCCAGCCGCCCGCGAAGAAGAAGACGGTCATGAGACCGGCCGCCAGGAGCTTCCCGAGGACGCCGGCGCCGACCGCCGGCCCGAAGGCGGGCGCGGTGTTGGCGCCGCCGATGTTGTACCCGACGAACACGGCGACGGCGATGCCGACCACGAGCAGCACTTCCATGCCCGGAGCAACGAGGGGGCGTCGGATAAGCGCCCTGTTTGGCCGGTGGTCGCCCGCCGTCGACGGGTACGCTTTTCTCCCGTCGCGCCGACCGGTCGGGCATGTTCCCCTCCTTCGAGGTCATCCCGGCGGTCGACGTCCAGGACGGCCAGGTCGTCCAGCTGGTCGGCGGCGAGCGCGGCACGGGCAAGACGTACGGCGACCCCGTCGAGGCGGCCCGGACGTGGGTCGACGAGGGCGCCGAGACGCTCCACCTCGTCGACCTCGACGGCGCCTTCGAAGGCGAGCGTGAGAACGCCCCGGCGTTCGAGGCCGTCCTGGAGGCCGTCGACGCGGACGTCCAGCTCGGCGGCGGCATCCGGACGGCGCGGGACGCCTGCGAGCTGCTGGAACTCGGCGTCGACCGCGTCATCCTCGGCACCGCGGCCGTCGAGAACCCGAACATCGTCGGCGCCGTCAGCGAGGACTTCCCCGGGAGCGTGATGGTGAGCCTCGACGCGAAGGACGGCGAGGTCGTCGTCTCCGGGTGGACCGAGGGTACCGGCCTCGATCCGGCCGAGGCCGCCGCTCGCTACGAGGAGGAAGGTGCCGGAGCGATCCTGTTCACGGACGTCGACGTGGAGGGGCAACTGGAGGGGATCCGCCGCGAGCCGGTCGCGCGGGTCGTCGAGGCCGTCGACGTCCCCGTGGTCGCCAGCGGGGGCGTCTCGACCCTCGAGGACGTGCGCGCGCTGAAGGACGTCGGGGCCGCCGCGGTCGTCGTGGGGACGGCCCTCTACGAGGGACGGTTCACGCTCGAGGAAGCCAACGAGGTCTAGTCACGGGCGAACCGCGCTCTGGCACGCCGGTACAGCAGCGCGATCCGGGCGTAAAGACCCTCCCTGGTCGTCGGCGGTACCTTCGGGGCCACGGGTTCGGCCAGCGCCGCCGCGACCGGGATCAGGTTTCGCGCACTCATGCGTCTCTCGACCTACGACGCGGGGTACCAAAACGTTCAGTCAGACGGCCGTCACGCGGTCGTCGGACTGCTACAGCGCGGCGTCGAGCTGCTCTTCCGCCTCCGGGTGCTCCCGGCGGAGGTACTGCTTGAGGTAGCCGACCGCGACCACCGCCAGCCCGGCGACGGCGAGCGAGCCGATGGTGCCGAACCGTCGGGAGGCGACCCTGTACGCCGTCACCGCGATGCTGATCTTCTGGAACACACTTCCAGTACGGCCGCCGGACGGAAAAGGCGAGCGGCGACCGACGACCCGCGCCCGTTCCCGGCGCCGAACCGCCGCAACCACCATAAGGGAGCGCTCGAAGTGGGGGATATGACACAGCGGCAGGCGGCCGTCACCCGTGAGACGGCCGAAACGGACATCGAGGTGACGCTGGCCCTCGACGGCGACGGCGACAGCACGGTCGACACCGGCGTCGGGTTCTTCGACCACATGCTCGAGTCGCTGGCGAAGCACGGCCTGTTCGACCTGACGGTCGGCTGCGACGGCGACCTCGAGATCGACGACCACCACACCGTCGAGGACGTCGGCATCGCACTCGGCGAGGCGCTCGCCGAGGCGCTGGGCGACAAGCGCGGCATCGTCCGTTACGCCGACCGCCGGGTGCCGCTGGACGAGGCCGTCGCCGGCGTCGTCGTCGACGTCTCCGGCCGCCCGCGGTTCTACTTCGACGGCGCGTTCTCCCAGGACGCCGTCGGCGACTTCACCAGCGACATGGCCCGGCACTTCGCCGAGTCGCTGGCGCTCAACGCCGGCCTGACCCTGCATGCGGACGTCTCGGGCGAGAACGCCCACCACGAGGTCGAGGCGCTGTTCAAGGCGCTCGCGCGGGCGCTCGACGACGCCACCCGGATCGACGACCGCCGCAGCGACACCCCGAGCACGAAGGGCGAACTGTAGCCGAAAATCGTTCTACAGCGGCTCCCGCTCGTCGATCTCCCGGTAGATGACCATCGCGGCGAAGTAGACGCTCATGAACAGCAGGAAGCCCGCGCTGAACGTCGCGACGGTGCCGCTGGCGAGTTCGATCTCGGTCCGGGTGACGAGCACCGCGATGGCGGCGGCGAAGACGAGGATGGCGAACGCCCCCGAGGCGACGTAGACCGCCAGGTCGCTCTCCAGGACGCGCATGGTGGGTGGGGTGGGGCGACTGCGTGAAAACACTGCCGCCGAGTTCGGCCGCCAGGACGTCGGCTCGGACGACAGTCGTCACTACCCGATGCGACGACCAGAAATGGAAGAGAGCAGCGACGTCGTTCAGTCGACCTTGAACTCGATGGCGGCGCCCTGACCGAAGCCGACGCACTCCGTGGCGATGCCGCGCTGGGCGTCGTCGCGCTTGTTCATCTCGTGGATGAGCGTGACGGGTAGGCGGGCGCCGGTGGCAC includes:
- the hisB gene encoding imidazoleglycerol-phosphate dehydratase HisB is translated as MTQRQAAVTRETAETDIEVTLALDGDGDSTVDTGVGFFDHMLESLAKHGLFDLTVGCDGDLEIDDHHTVEDVGIALGEALAEALGDKRGIVRYADRRVPLDEAVAGVVVDVSGRPRFYFDGAFSQDAVGDFTSDMARHFAESLALNAGLTLHADVSGENAHHEVEALFKALARALDDATRIDDRRSDTPSTKGEL